In a genomic window of Trichoderma atroviride chromosome 4, complete sequence:
- a CDS encoding uncharacterized protein (EggNog:ENOG41), whose protein sequence is MPHQQSSPDSPNLPPSDGDRQGPPRRSSSHRLVMLPRTTEDNNKSDSPNGDKKKNPDIKIPKIQPVEQGEPLAELAQGLVGKFVDEFGNILDWDGTVLGSVEGDLPSMVGRPVSESGGDFGRRRRGGGICLRQSFEAEAEGSGGGLEDRW, encoded by the coding sequence ATGCCGCATCAGCAGTCGTCTCCGGACAGCCCCAACTTGCCGCCATCCGACGGTGATCGTCAGGGACCACCACGACGCTCTTCCAGCCATAGACTTGTCATGCTGCCCCGAACAACAGAAGACAACAACAAGTCAGATTCACCAAACGgtgacaagaaaaaaaacccagACATCAAGATCCCCAAGATCCAGCCCGTGGAGCAAGGCGAGCCGCTCGCCGAGCTGGCCCAGGGCTTAGTGGGCAAGTTTGTCGATGAGTTCGGCAACATCCTGGACTGGGATGGCACGGTGCTGGGGTCGGTGGAGGGCGATCTGCCTTCCATGGTGGGACGGCCGGTGTCCGAGTCGGGGGGAGATTTTGGACGCCGCCGGAGAGGTGGTGGGATATGTCTCCGACAATCATTCGAGGCCGAAGCTGAAGGATCTGGAGGGGGGCTTGAGGATAGATGGTGA
- a CDS encoding uncharacterized protein (EggNog:ENOG41) codes for MSNATEKDRTTDSAEEYGSDSAPESPPPQPPRRERRQMTRTQRRGKSQAGGGQLAGLDNLPVAGDLGNQVGQVGQTAQGAVGGVTNALGGVAGNAVQQQGGGEDKKSDTLRLRLDLNLDIEIQLKAKIHGDLELALLTG; via the exons ATGTCAAATGCTACTGAAAAGGATCGCACTACTGACTCTGCCGAAGAGTACGGCTCCGACTCTGCCCCCGAGTCACCGCCTCCCCAGCCTCCCCGCCGTGAGAGAAGACAAATGACGAGGACCCAGCGCCGCGGAAAGTCCCaagccggcggcggccagctcGCCGGGCTGGACAACCTGCCCGTGGCCGGAGATTTGGGAAACCAAGTCGGGCAAGTAGGGCAGACGGCACAGGGAGCAGTCGGCGGCGTGACGAACGCGCTGGGAGGCGTCGCGGGCAATGcggtgcagcagcagggcggtggtgaggacaagaagagcgacACGTTGAGGCTACGGCTGGATTTGAACCTGGATATCGAGATtcagctcaaggccaagattcACGGCGACTTGGAGCTGGCGTTGTT GACTGGCTAG
- a CDS encoding uncharacterized protein (EggNog:ENOG41~SECRETED:SignalP(1-16)): protein MVIGLLAITAIPTVTGVGQAVSAQKKANAANKEKEKFHLTAVVQDGEEEDDDYETDFCVLKDGKLLVNIPLDAGFPGYAFCGYYFTYPSEEQHLGLVSTISDDPPMLNWLYINKDTHAVEYGARKDTLGHVIGPWGWSADEQFLTIQGSDDVFVAKLERDESGSQRWVVYWDPESEILATTEVQEECKPVRLRRAMLLGMQSKYVRD, encoded by the exons ATGGTCATTGGGCTTCTTGCCATCACGGCCATACCTACTGTTACGGGCGTGGGCCAAGCCGTCAGTgcccagaagaaggcaaacgcagcaaacaaggaaaaggaaaagtttCACTTGACGGCAGTAGTCCAAGAcggggaagaggaagacgacgactaCGAGACGGATTTCTGCGTGCTCAAAGACGGAAAG ttgCTTGTCAACATCCCGCTCGATGCCGGCTTCCCTGGCTACGCCTTTTGTGGCTACTACTTCACATACCCCAGCgaggagcagcatctggGGCTGGTGAGCACCATCTCGGACGATCCCCCAATGCTCAACTGGCTGTACATCAACAAGGACACGCACGCGGTGGAGTACGGCGCTCGCAAGGACACCCTGGGCCACGTCATTGGGCCCTGGGGCTGGAGCGCGGACGAGCAGTTTCTGACGATTCAGGGCAGCGACGATGTCTTTGTGGCGAAGCTGGAGCGCGATGAGAGTGGCTCGCAGCGGTGGGTGGTGTACTGGGACCCGGAGAGCGAGATTCTAGCCACGACGGAGGTGCAGGAGGAGTGCAAGCCCGTGAGGCTGAGGAGGGCCATGTTATTGGGCATGCAGAGCAAGTATGTGAGGGATTAG
- a CDS encoding uncharacterized protein (EggNog:ENOG41), with protein sequence MAKVIFLMADYGHDPTETCVPYTAFKNAGFDVKFATEAGKSPQCDSKMLEGLSQRLLGATSFNVKRYHAMAESEEWRNPLSWSDEQFSLDAFNLAFFPGGHDKAVRQVIDSERVHKLVSDFFPGTKKPSTKAVGAVCHGVMVLSESKHPDGNSVIRDCATTTLPARFEQLAFWGTRLFLGDYYKTYGAGTDDVEVLVRKELADPELLKISIKPSPFVVEDDNFNYITARYPGDAELLSQKLVKLVQGF encoded by the exons ATGGCAAAGGTTATCTTCTTAATGGCCGACTATGGCCATGACCCGACGG AAACATGCGTGCCTTACACGGCCTTTAAGAATGCCGGCTTCGACGTCAAGTTTGCAACCGAAGCGGGCAAATCGCCTCAATGCGActccaagatgctggaaGGCCTCTCGCAGCGCCTTTTG GGCGCCACGTCTTTCAACGTGAAAAGATACCACGCCATGGCCGAGTCGGAAGAATGGAGGAATCCCCTGTCATGGTCCGACGAGCAATTCTCCCTGGACGCCTTCAACCTCGCCTTCTTCCCCGGCGGCCACGATAAAGCAGTCCGGCAAGTGATTGACTCGGAGAGAGTCCACAAGCTGGTGTCCGACTTCTTCCCCGGCACCAAGAAGCCCAGCACCAAGGCAGTCGGCGCGGTCTGTCACGGCGTCATGGTGCTCTCGGAATCCAAGCATCCCGATGGGAACAGCGTCATTCGAGACTGCGCAACTACGACTCTGCCGGCGCGGTTTGAGCAGCTGGCCTTTTGGGGCACTCGCCTCTTCCTGGGGGATTACTACAAGACGTATGGAGCGGGAACCGACGATGTCGAAGTCTTGGTGCGAAAGGAGCTGGCAGACCCCGAGTTGCTCAAGATTAGCATCAAGCCCTCACC CTTTGTTGTCGAGGACGACAACTTCAATTACATCACGGCGAGATACCCCGGCGACGCAGAACTTTTGTCGCAGAAGCTAGTCAAGCTAGTGCAGGGCTTTTGA
- a CDS encoding uncharacterized protein (CAZy:GT64): MLASMASCFNWLLARRFRRVTTILAGLILSIATIVFLVNNLGPAPALPKGRPKASSSGDEALSSGYPLCSDHTNPNVTYPLESWRAAAETKYGGHLDDKFTIAMSTFHRPKELHRTLTTLLSAEIPSLLEIVVIWNNFDEKEPDSFVSESGVSVRYRKPTRDSLNEKLWPDPTYRTKAILLTDDDVFYRPDDLEFVFQMWRKFGKDRMTGALARCVSALPSGEWDYNFCSQREHEDVYSIVLTNLAFTHIAFLDYYFSDDAAVTKIRKYVDDAFNCEDIGLNFVSSMLTGSGPLLVRGRHQYVNLDPAGGISRKPGHMEARSKCLNVFSEAFQCMPLVNETGRIEHGVKHNVWYKSLWDVIHG, from the exons ATGCTCGCCTCAATGGCGTCGTGCTTCaactggctgctggcgcgcCGTTTCAGGAGAGTTACAACCATCTTGGCCGGCCTGATactctccatcgccaccatTGTGTTCCTTGTCAACAACCTGGGCCCGGCTCCGGCTTTGCCCAAAGGCAGGCCGAAGGCATCATCTTCCGGCGATGAAGCATTAAGCTCTGGATATCCTCTCTGCAGCGATCACACAAACCCCAATGTCACTTACCCCCTGGAATCATGGCGGGCTGCAGCTGAGACCAAGTATGGCGGGCATCTGGATGACAAGTTTAC AATCGCCATGTCGACTTTCCATCGCCCCAAGGAGCTCCATCGCACATTGACTACTCTCCTGTCCGCCGAGATCCCATCACTACTCGAAATAGTCGTTATATGGAACAATTTTGACGAAAAGGAGCCCGACAGCTTTGTCTCCGAGTCCGGTGTCTCTGTGCGATACCGTAAACCGACTCGCGACAGCCTCAACGAGAAACTCTGGCCGGATCCCACATATCGCACAAAGGCCATTCTTCTCACCGACGACGATGTCTTTTACCGCCCTGACGATCTCGAGTTCGTGTTCCAGATGTGGCGCAAATTTGGAAAAGATCGGATGACGGGAGCCCTTGCGCGCTGTGTTTCGGCTCTCCCGTCTGGCGAGTGGGATTACAACTTTTGCTCTCAGAGGGAGCACGAGGACGTTTACTCCATCGTCTTGACCAATCTGGCTTTTACACACATTGCGTTCCTGGACTATTACTTTTCcgacgatgctgctgtcACAAAGATCCGCAAATACGTGGACGATGCCTTCAACTGCGAGGATATTGGCCTCAACTTTGTCTCTTCCATGTTGACCGGTTCAGGGCCCCTTTTGGTCCGCGGCCGCCATCAGTACGTCAATCTGGATCCTGCAGGCGGCATCAGCAGGAAACCAGGCCACATGGAAGCTCGCAGCAAATGCCTCAACGTCTTTTCCGAAGCCTTTCAGTGCATGCCGCTGGTCAACGAAACGGGACGGATAGAACATGGAGTCAAACACAATGTATGGTACAAGTCTCTGTGGGACGTGATTCACGGCTAG
- a CDS encoding uncharacterized protein (EggNog:ENOG41~TransMembrane:1 (o787-805i)), translating into MPFPKPVKVQGGWQAKDSPTTEQRDPVEMLRSIPRSAAGVVTDTGDILDRSGKPIGHITESGESSDLVGNAVMASGDILDSSGKVLAKADINTEELGDEEEGEEGDEENEEGDEGEYTTGSGQKSPQKSGGWNLLGKTKSAYNTASNLQKPVSQGLDLVSSRAQKPSEDEQSSADYSIQASDQDKQPQEQGSDQGQEELKEQEPIAMEDKSEEAGMELDKTEAPEADTKDLEEKTEEAKEGEPETKDLEEAKDSEMPQPDTEDLEEKKSDVAEEGEKPEEEEEEEPINFSDLEGCKVNKAGKLVNKDGDVLGVLLEGDPKQLIGMKADGEGNIWNDSGKKVGKCRPLNHAERGDEKEFAPFENFPDAVVEADGRVMFEGKQVGVVVDGDPKRLKGAKVDEDGDILDRRGNVIGKAEAWDEPEAEPEAEVDMSSLAGKRVNKAGNIVDGSGTIYGRVIEGNVKSLVGRMCDKNGNILSESGDILGKAELVGEGEREGMKEGIFAELSGCTVAKDGTVVTPSGDIVGRLTEGDPKKLFGRQVDEDGDVVDGNGNVLGKAERWEEPEPEERKKAPYAGRHVNREGNVLDEEGNLIAKLVSGDVSACSGKEVDEDGDVINYKGDTVGHVALLEDIPKETEEDIKKREEAEKDRILAGKLAGCIEQSLDKMRPICKMITDKINTAERTPKEELDEEALVREVKPLIEEGGKILTETNGTIRGLDPDGRIQRNAKHKAGTKEATAEEHHLAEVLSELTGTITETIDNAKSKIEGMPHAKKELNPLWGLLAEPLFQIVAAVGLLLSGVLGLVGKLLNGLGLGGIVDNLLGTLGLNRVLEGLGLGNITGKKGEKKKGGGLLGGLGLGG; encoded by the exons ATGCCGTTCCCAAAGCCTGTCAAAGTCCAAGGGGGGTGGCAAGCCAAAGATAGTCCTACCACAGAGCAGAGAGATCCAG TTGAAATGCTGCGGTCCATCCCTCGatctgctgctggtgttgtgACCGACACGGGAGACATTCTTGATAGATCTGGCAAGCCCATCGGACATATTACCGAGTCCGGAGAATCCTCTGATCTTGTGGGCAACGCTGTCATGGCTTCTGGAGACATTCTTGACTCGTCTGGAAAGGTCCTTGCCAAGGCCGACATCAACACCGAGGAACTGggcgacgaggaagaaggtgAGGAGGGAGATGAGGAGAATGAAGAAGGCGACGAGGGTGAATACACCACTGGATCTGGCCAAAAGAGTCCTCAAAAGTCCGGCGGCTGGAACCTATTGGGAAAGACCAAATCGGCCTACAACACCGCCAGTAATCTCCAAAAGCCCGTTTCGCAGGGCCTTGACCTGGTCAGTAGTAGGGCGCAGAAGCCAAGCGAAGACGAACAAAGTTCAGCTGACTATTCGATCCAGGCCAGTGACCAGGACAAGCAGCCCCAGGAACAGGGTAGTGACCAGGGGcaggaggagctgaaggagcaAGAGCCCATTGCCATGGAAGACAAGTCGGAGGAAGCTGGCATGGAGCTCGACAAGACCGAGGCACCTGAGGCTGATACCAAGGACTTGGAAGAAAAGAcggaagaggccaaagaggGCGAGCCAGAGACCAAGGATCTGGAGGAAGCCAAAGACAGTGAGATGCCCCAGCCAGACACCGAGGacttggaagaaaagaaatctgACGTCGccgaagagggagaaaagccagaagaagaagaagaagaggagccaATTAATTTCTCCGACCTCGAGGGATGCAAGGTCAACAAGGCTGGCAAACTGGTCAACAAGGACGGAGATGTCCTCGGAGTCCTTCTTGAAGGCGACCCCAAGCAGCTCATCGGCATGAAGGCAGACGGGGAGGGAAACATCTGGAATGACTCTGGCAAAAAGGTCGGAAAATGCCGTCCATTGAACCACGCGGAGCGTGGCGATGAAAAGGAGTTTGCCCCCTTTGAGAACTTCCCCGACGCTGTCGTTGAGGCTGACGGTCGCGTCATGTTTGAGGGAAAGCAGGTAGGTGTCGTCGTGGACGGTGACCCAAAGCGTCTCAAGGGCGCCAAGgtcgatgaagatggtgacaTCCTCGATCGACGAGGCAATGTCATTGGCAAGGCCGAGGCTTGGGATGAGCCCGAGGCTGAACCCGAGGCTGAAGTCGACATGTCTTCATTGGCTGGCAAGAGGGTCAACAAGGCTGGCAACATCGTCGACGGATCGGGTACCATCTACGGCAGAGTCATTGAGGGCAATGTCAAGTCTCTCGTCGGCCGCATGTGTGACAAGAACGGGAACATCCTGAGTGAGTCTGGAGACATCCTTGGCAAGGCCGAACTCGTTGGCGAAGGCGAACGTGAGGGCATGAAAGAGGGCATCTTCGCCGAGCTCTCTGGCTGCACTGTCGCAAAGGACGGCACAGTTGTCACGCCTTCAGGTGACATTGTTGGAAGACTCACCGAAGGAGACCCCAAAAAGCTGTTTGGCCGCCAAGTCGacgaggatggagatgttgtcgACGGCAACGGAAACGTCCTGGGCAAGGCTGAGCGCTGGGAAGAGCCCGAGCccgaagagaggaagaaggctcCCTATGCAGGCCGCCACGTCAACCGCGAAGGCAACGTCCTGGACGAAGAAGGAAACCTCATCGCCAAGCTCGTCAGCGGTGACGTTTCTGCCTGCTCCGGCAAGGAGGTCGACGAAGACGGCGATGTGATCAACTACAAGGGCGACACTGTCGGACACGTTGCTCTGCTTGAGGACATTCCCAAGGAGACCGAGGAGGACATCAAGAAGCgcgaagaggctgagaaagaTCGTATTCTGGCCGGCAAGCTGGCTGGGTGCATCGAGCAGTCTCTCGACAAGATGCGTCCCATCTGCAAGATGATCACCGACAAGATCAACACGGCGGAGAGGACGCCTAAGGAGGAGCTTGACGAGGAGGCGCTGGTGCGGGAGGTGAAGCCGCTGATTGAAGAGGGCGGCAAGATCCTCACCGAGACCAACGGCACTATTCGTGGCCTTGATCCCGACGGCCGTATCCAGCGGAACGCAAAGCACAAGGCGGGCACGAAGGAGGCTACGGCAGAGGAGCATCATCTGGCCGAGGTGCTCTCAGAG CTCACGGGTACTATTACTGAAACCATTGACAACGCCAAGAGCAAGATCGAGGGTATGCCCCATGCCAAGAAGGAACTCAACCCTCTTTGGGGCCTCTTGGCGGAGCCCTTGTTCCAGATCGTTGCCGCTGTTGGGCTGTTGCTGAGCGGTGTGCTCGGCCTCGTTGGCAAGCTG CTGAATGGTCTCGGTCTTGGCGGAATTGTCGACAACCTCCTCGGAACGCTGGGCCTCAACAGGGTTCTCGAAGGCCTTGGACTGGGTAACATCACTGGcaagaagggagagaagaagaagggaggtGGCCTTTTGGGAGGCTTGGGTTTGGGTGGCTGA